The following DNA comes from Fervidobacterium gondwanense DSM 13020.
TAACGATGCTCTGCAACAACTAATCGATGCACAGCTCGAAGAACTAACGGCAACATACGAGGGACTTTCTGCTCTTTTTGAAATAAATAAGATAATAGCCTCTGTAAACGAGCCTTGGATGATTCTGAGAAATGTCTTAAAACTTTTGAAAAATGCTGTGAACTATTCTGCAGGAGTAATTATACTGAATGTCGATGAAAAATCCTATTACGAATACTTTGGACTTTCAGAAGCAGAGGATTACATTAAAAGAGTTGCCATTGAACATATCGAAGATGAAAATACCTTTTTTGTTGATTATAACAAAGATTCCGGAGGATTTATTGCCGTTCCTCTTTATGCGGAGTTTGGTAGATACGGTATATTACTGATCTCTGGATATGGAACTAAGAAGATTTTTACAGCGGGCGACAAGAAAATCACGGAAGCAGTGGCTCAACAATTACTTACTTCTATTAATAGATATATAATGCTCCAACGTGAAATAGAAAAGCGAAAGCTCGAAGAGCAGCTTCAAATAGCTCGGAATATACAGCAAGGTCTACTACCCAAGTACTTCCCAACGCACGAAAGATTTGATATCAGCGCCCGGAGCGTTCCCGCGATACAGGTTGGTGGGGATTATTACGATGTAATTGAAGCTGATGATGGATCTTTTGTATGTTGCATTGCGGACGTTTCTGGAAAAGGATTACCTGCAGCGCTTATTATGTCATCTTTTAGAAGCATGTTTAGGCTATCGGGAAAGATATCTACTGACTTGAAAAAACTGGCGGCTCAATTTGATAAAATGATTCATGAAGATTTTGAAACTGGTAGGTTTATAACGTCTATAATACTAAGGATAACTTCTGACGGTAACATGGAATACGTCAATGCTGGTCATGATCCGTTATATATACTAAGAGGAAATAGAATAGTAAAGCTTGAATCCACTGGCACTCCGTTCGGCATTCTTGGAGATGGGTGGTACGATGTTGAAAAGTTCAAACTTGAGTATGGAGATATACTGATTGCGTACACAGATGGAGTTGTGGAAGCCAGAAATATCTCCGGTGAAGAATATGGCTTTGAAAGGCTGCAAGAAACGATAATGATGAACAGATATTTGAAGGCTTCTGATATAGTAAAAAGGATCATGGATTCTGTTTTTGAATTTTCTCATGGTGTACCGCAACATGATGATACAACAATATTGGTTGTCAAATATGAATAAAGAGAGTTGGAGGTGTCTGTATGATCGAAGTAGGAGATCTTGAGAAAGGTATGTACATAAAGTATGAAGGTGACATATACCGCGTGATCGATGTCAACAAGCATTTCAGAGCAAGAGGTTCAGGACTGATAAGAACAAAGCTTAAAAGCCTTTCTACCGGACTTGTAAGAGACGCAAATTTCGCAAGTGGTGAAAAAGTTGAGGAAGCAGAACTTTCTTTCAGAAAGGCAGAATACCTTTACAACGATGGAGAGAATTATTACTTCATGGACTTGCAAACTTATGAGCAGTACGCTATTCCTGAGGTAGAGGTTGATGAGGCAAAGAATTATCTAATTGAGAACACTCAGGTCGATCTGGTTATGCACGATGAAAAACCAATAGGAATACAACTTCCAACAACGGTTGTTTTAGAAGTGATAGAGACAGAACCAAATTTCAAAGGCGATACAGTTTCTGGTGGTGGAAAACCTGCAGTTCTCCAAACAGGTCTAAAGATTAGTGTTCCGTTCTTTATAAACGTTGGTGATAAAATAAAAGTGGATACAAGAACTGGCGAGTACATTGAAAGGGCATAAAGAGGGTAAGGCATGGGAAGAAATCTAAGGATATCGAAAGGAGGGAGAAGATGGGGAACATAACAGTATCAGATAATGTTATTGCCGAAATTGCGTACAGGTCAATATGCAGTATATATGGTGTAGAACCAGATAATAAAGAGTTCAAGAAATTTAGAAAAAATATAGACATCGAGAGAACACCTGAGGACAATGTAATCGTTAACATCAAATTGGAAGTTCCGTACGGTGAGAACATTCTTTCTTTCTCTGAAAATATAATGAAAACTGTCACGGAAAATGTTTCGCAGATGACGGACAAAACAGTTGAAGCGGTTAACGTTGTAGTTACTGGTGTTAGCGATAAAGAGTTTTCGAAATCCTAACCGTGAGTAGTGCTGAAATTCAAGGAGTTGAAAAAATTGGTTTCCAAAAGAAGGATACTTCGAGAGTCAGTTTTGAAAGCGCTTTTTCAACTTGACTTTAGACCTGAAGATTTCGATGAAATATTAAGTGACGCATTAAAATCAGTTAAGGATGGAAATATTAAGAAAGATGCAGAAAGATATCTCAAAAATATCCATGAACAGAAAACGAAGATTGATGAAATAATTGAAAAGCATCTTTTAAACTGGAGTTTTGATAGAGTATCGCACATTGCAAGAGGTGTTCTGAGACTTGGCACGTATGAACTGCTATACGAGAATGACATACCAATAGAGGTTACTTTGGACGAAATGGTAGAAATCACGAAAAAGTACGACACAGATGAAAGCGCCAAGTTTATCAACGGGGTCTTGGACAGGATAGCAAAAGAAGAAGCACCTAAGGAAAAATTCAAGCTTTAAATTTATCATTCATTTCTCATATTGTTTGTTGTTTGTTTGAACAACCGTATCTCAAGGGGATTGCGGGGGGTTCTCTTTGAGCTATATCGAGCTGTTGGTTTGTCTAATAATTTCTACCATCATATTTATCAGCGCTTTGGATGGATATAGCCATGTGCTCCAGCACATGGCTTATATATTAAATACGAATATAAGAACCTTAAGAGTATTCCATGTTATCAACTACATCAGGTTCGATTACCATAGACATGCAACTAAACAACCAAATTCAAAATATTCCAAAACTTTATCTACGTCATCTTTTGCATTTGATGAGAAGGTTGAAAATCTTAAACGTGTTCTGTACAAATGTGTTGGACCTTTGGAAGGTAAAACCACGATTTACAGAGATACTTACGACATATACACAAAAAGGCTATTAAATCGGCGAGTTTATACATTGTATGGTGAGTTTTCTTTAGAATTATCAGCCGATAAAAGATATCTCCTCATAAACAATCCGTACTATGGTGTTGCAAAGATACCAATTTCTCTCCCTGATGTGCAGATTGTTAGCATCATAGTAACTAAGGTGAGAGAAAACAATGAAACAAAATAAGGAGTGGTTGTATGTTCAACTACAATGAATTAATGGACGCAAAGAGGACAAGAATAATGGGAATAATAAATGTCACACCTGACTCGTTCTATTCAGGTAGCAGGGTAGATGAGACGAACTTGTTGATTAGAGTTGAGCAAATGATTAAAGATGGGGTTGAAATAATAGATGTCGGAGGCGAGAGCACAAGACCTGGCGCAGAAGCAGTACCTCTTGAAGAAGAGATAAGGCGAACAGTAACGGCTGTAAAGATTATTAGAAAACACTTCGACATACCCATATCTGTGGATACTTATAAATCCGAAGTTGCAAGACTTTCTATCGAAGAAGGTGCTGATATAATCAACGATATCAGCGCTATGAGATTCGATGAAAAAATGGTGGAAGTCGCGTCACACTACAAATGTCCTGTTGTACTCATGCATATGAAAGGCAATCCGAAGACTATGCAAGAGAATCCTGAATACAAAGACGTTGTCGCGGAAATCGTGGAATTTTTCGATGAGCGTATCAGATACGCTAAGGAACATGGAGTGGACAAACTAATACTTGATCCAGGGATTGGGTTTGGCAAAAAGCTGGAACACAACCTTGAAATACTGAAAAGGATTGAAGAGTTTAGGAAGCTTAATTATCCGCTACTCATAGGTGCAAGCCGAAAATCGATGATAGGCATGATTCTGAACTTACCGCCAGAAGAAAGATTAAACGGAACGCTTGCGGTGACAGCCTATTGCGCTATGCATAGTGTTGAAATAGTACGCGTCCATGATGTAAAAGAGAATAAAGAAGTAGTGAAAATCATAGAAGCAATCAAAAGTATTAAAAACTCGTGAAAGAAGGTTCATCATGAAAAGTATTAAAGAATCAATAAGGTTAGATAAGTACCTATCAAACGCAAAGGTGGGAACAAGAAGCGAGGTAAAAAAGTACATAAAAGAAGGAAGAGTTACTGTTAATGGTCGTGTAGTAGATGAACCAGAATTTCACGTGTCACCAAATGATGAGATAACAGTAGATGGTGAATATGTAAATTCTCATAGAAACGTTTATATAATGCTCTTTAAACCATCAGGATTCGTTTCAACGACTTCAGAATATGAACCAAGCGTCCTTAACCTTATTGATCATCCATATGTCGATGAACTGCACATAGCCGGAAGACTTGATAAAGACGTCGAAGGTCTTTTGATCCTGACTAACGATGGTGATTTCACACACAGATTGATATCTCCGAAAAAACACGTTGAGAAAGAATACTATATATATACGAAGCAGCCTTACAAACTAACGGAAGAAGTTAAAAAAGAATTTGAAAAAGGATTAGAAATTGATGGTGAGAAATTTCTGCCAGCAAAGATAGGACAAATCGATGAGAAGACTATTTCAATAACAATTATTGAAGGAAAATACCATCAAATTAAAAAAATGTGCCAGAAGATTGGAATAGAATGGGAAAGAATCATGAGAGTTCGCATAGGTAGACTCACTCTTGGTGGTCTCAAAAAAGGTGAGTGGAGAGAACTTTCAAAGGAAGAGATTGATGAGATTTTTGAGAGATAGAACATAAAAGAGGCGGTGTGATTATCCACACCGCCTCTTTCTTTCATTGTCTTAGAAATGCCTTAGTAAGTTGCACCTTCTATTTTCAGATATCTCTTGTCAGTGCTGGTAGTGTAAAAGACCTCAATCGTATGGGTTGCAGCTGGCGAATCGCTTTCGAAAGAGACTATCCACGAAGATTCGACATACTCGACGATACCTAAATCGTTAAGATTAACGTTTCCTGCACTGTCAGTGTACTTTATCACACCGCCTGTTTTCTGGCAAAGCTCTCTAACGTCACCTGGGTCTGAAAAGTCAGTAGTGGTGTCGTAGTAATAACCACTTGGCACAAAAGCGCCGTGGATTGTGAAGAAACCTACTAATGCTGGGAACATGTCTGCCTTATCAAAATGTGAAAACCCTATGCCGTCAGACTTATAGTGTGCCGGTGCATCGGTTATGACTATCATAACTCTTTGTGCACTCGGTCTCCATTCAAGAGCTGTTGCAGCGAACATTATTGCATCGTACGGGTTTTCTGCCCAATCGCCACCGTAACCAGCGTACAGTACACCAACGTAATCTTTCGCATCAGACGGTGAAGATAACCCTAAATATGGAGGATCAACATCGATATCACTTGGCGGGTTAACATAGTCATCGAATGGTATAACACCAATTCTTACATCCATGCCGCTTTCTTCAAGATTTGTTGCAAAATCTATTATACTATTTTTAGCCCCGTTTATTGCGTAGCTCATGCTACCTGTCACATCCAAGATTATTGCTATATCAAGTCTATTTCTAATTGTTGATTCTTTATATAGTACAAATCCTTGTTCTTTGTTATCTTCGAACACCCGGAGAGTGCTAACTGGTAAATTCTCAACACCTGGTAAGCTTATCCTAATGTTAACCGTATCTGGAACTGCTATCGGTACGAGTGAAGGTGTCTTATCCACTGTACCGAATATATCTGTCGTTGAATATCCAGATGTTGAAGGTTTTGTCGTGTCCACAGGGTCTTTCGGAATAACTCTTGGAGCAATTGGAATTTCCGAACAGCTATAAACTAATAGCGCACTAATAATGGCTATTAACGCAAATAACGTGGCTCTTCTGAATTTTCTCATATTCATCACCCCTCAAAATCCGATACCGATGCCTGCAGAAACGGCAAAGATATCCAAGAACTGAAATGAAGTTGTCATTGTACCAAGACCTTCTACAAATAGCACGATTCCTTGACCGAACCTTGCACCAGCTTTAACGTGAAATAGATCGGGATAAAATGTGAAACCTGAATTAACAACATCATATACAAATATAGGTGCAGCACCTGCGTAAAACAAAGTGTTAAAGAGCGGTATGCCTAGATAAAGATATGGATCAATCTCTAAGAACTGAATTTCTCCAACTTCTATTTCTTCGATTTCTTGTATGTCTGAAAGTGGGTAATACGCTTCCAACATCAGAGAAATCCCACCAGAAAGCGTTCCAATGCGCACTCCGAGGAATGGACGGTTCTTTCCGCCAATTTCTAAACCACCTAATGCAGATATCTCAAAACTGAATGCTAAGGTTATTGCTAACAAAAGCACTCCTGTTACGACAAACTTCTTCATAAAATCACTCTCCTCTCAGATTTGGAACTTCCACACGAGCAATGTATTCCTTAGCTCTGCTTATATGAAGTTAAATACTTCAAATGATAACTGGTTCTGTATAGTCAAAATCAGAGCAAAAGTGATGCTTCTTTCCAAGACAGTATTATGACTCTCGTTTTCAGTAAAACGTTGTATGAATATTTCGCGTAAGTAATGTCAAATCAATGTCCTGAAGATTGCCAAAAAAAATACCTCCAGCGATTTCTCGCCGGAGGTATCGTTTGATTTCCTTGCGTTTACTCAATTTTTATTTCGACAGTAGGCTTTTCTTCTTTCTTCTTTGGCATCTCGAGTGTTAGAACACCATCTGAATATTTTGCTGTGATTCCTTTTGTATCTACATAGTCTGGTATGATGAATGACCTTTCAAACTTACCGAATGACCTTTCAACGATTCTGTAGTTTCTGCCTTTTTCGTCTCTTTCTGTCTTCTTTTCGCCAGTTATTCTCAGTACACCATCTTCTACTGTAATCTTGAGTTCGTCTTTCTTTACACCAGGAAGTTCGAGTTCAAGAACTACTTTATCTTCTGTTTCGTATGCATCAACCTTTGGCAGGAATTCAAACTCACTTCTGAATGGTCTCACAAAATCCGAGAAGAGTCTGTCAATCTCCTTTTGAAGTTCCATGAACGGTTCAAATAAGTCGCTTCTTCTTGCCAACATACTCTCACCTCCACTCCCCTTGGGGTTTTGTTCCTTATTTTCACGTTCCGACTATATTATACATAA
Coding sequences within:
- a CDS encoding PP2C family protein-serine/threonine phosphatase → MNDEIFLKLSKAVTDVAQLVGLEILPINDVETLVLECTRVTEYLQKWIIDQKSNNDALQQLIDAQLEELTATYEGLSALFEINKIIASVNEPWMILRNVLKLLKNAVNYSAGVIILNVDEKSYYEYFGLSEAEDYIKRVAIEHIEDENTFFVDYNKDSGGFIAVPLYAEFGRYGILLISGYGTKKIFTAGDKKITEAVAQQLLTSINRYIMLQREIEKRKLEEQLQIARNIQQGLLPKYFPTHERFDISARSVPAIQVGGDYYDVIEADDGSFVCCIADVSGKGLPAALIMSSFRSMFRLSGKISTDLKKLAAQFDKMIHEDFETGRFITSIILRITSDGNMEYVNAGHDPLYILRGNRIVKLESTGTPFGILGDGWYDVEKFKLEYGDILIAYTDGVVEARNISGEEYGFERLQETIMMNRYLKASDIVKRIMDSVFEFSHGVPQHDDTTILVVKYE
- the efp gene encoding elongation factor P — encoded protein: MIEVGDLEKGMYIKYEGDIYRVIDVNKHFRARGSGLIRTKLKSLSTGLVRDANFASGEKVEEAELSFRKAEYLYNDGENYYFMDLQTYEQYAIPEVEVDEAKNYLIENTQVDLVMHDEKPIGIQLPTTVVLEVIETEPNFKGDTVSGGGKPAVLQTGLKISVPFFINVGDKIKVDTRTGEYIERA
- a CDS encoding Asp23/Gls24 family envelope stress response protein, coding for MGNITVSDNVIAEIAYRSICSIYGVEPDNKEFKKFRKNIDIERTPEDNVIVNIKLEVPYGENILSFSENIMKTVTENVSQMTDKTVEAVNVVVTGVSDKEFSKS
- the nusB gene encoding transcription antitermination factor NusB; this translates as MVSKRRILRESVLKALFQLDFRPEDFDEILSDALKSVKDGNIKKDAERYLKNIHEQKTKIDEIIEKHLLNWSFDRVSHIARGVLRLGTYELLYENDIPIEVTLDEMVEITKKYDTDESAKFINGVLDRIAKEEAPKEKFKL
- the folP gene encoding dihydropteroate synthase, which translates into the protein MFNYNELMDAKRTRIMGIINVTPDSFYSGSRVDETNLLIRVEQMIKDGVEIIDVGGESTRPGAEAVPLEEEIRRTVTAVKIIRKHFDIPISVDTYKSEVARLSIEEGADIINDISAMRFDEKMVEVASHYKCPVVLMHMKGNPKTMQENPEYKDVVAEIVEFFDERIRYAKEHGVDKLILDPGIGFGKKLEHNLEILKRIEEFRKLNYPLLIGASRKSMIGMILNLPPEERLNGTLAVTAYCAMHSVEIVRVHDVKENKEVVKIIEAIKSIKNS
- a CDS encoding pseudouridine synthase codes for the protein MKSIKESIRLDKYLSNAKVGTRSEVKKYIKEGRVTVNGRVVDEPEFHVSPNDEITVDGEYVNSHRNVYIMLFKPSGFVSTTSEYEPSVLNLIDHPYVDELHIAGRLDKDVEGLLILTNDGDFTHRLISPKKHVEKEYYIYTKQPYKLTEEVKKEFEKGLEIDGEKFLPAKIGQIDEKTISITIIEGKYHQIKKMCQKIGIEWERIMRVRIGRLTLGGLKKGEWRELSKEEIDEIFER
- a CDS encoding vWA domain-containing protein, which gives rise to MRKFRRATLFALIAIISALLVYSCSEIPIAPRVIPKDPVDTTKPSTSGYSTTDIFGTVDKTPSLVPIAVPDTVNIRISLPGVENLPVSTLRVFEDNKEQGFVLYKESTIRNRLDIAIILDVTGSMSYAINGAKNSIIDFATNLEESGMDVRIGVIPFDDYVNPPSDIDVDPPYLGLSSPSDAKDYVGVLYAGYGGDWAENPYDAIMFAATALEWRPSAQRVMIVITDAPAHYKSDGIGFSHFDKADMFPALVGFFTIHGAFVPSGYYYDTTTDFSDPGDVRELCQKTGGVIKYTDSAGNVNLNDLGIVEYVESSWIVSFESDSPAATHTIEVFYTTSTDKRYLKIEGATY
- a CDS encoding Hsp20/alpha crystallin family protein; this translates as MLARRSDLFEPFMELQKEIDRLFSDFVRPFRSEFEFLPKVDAYETEDKVVLELELPGVKKDELKITVEDGVLRITGEKKTERDEKGRNYRIVERSFGKFERSFIIPDYVDTKGITAKYSDGVLTLEMPKKKEEKPTVEIKIE